TATTTTTATCCCCGTCTATGTGTTCCTGTTCCTTCCGCTTCCGCGGCTGATTAACAAAGGCACAATCGGATTTGTACGCAGCGTCAGCTCTACCCAGTGGGGGCTTATGCTGATGGTATTCGGTCTCAGTCACCTGGCCTATTATCAGTTCGCTGCGCCCGAGTATGGAGCTGGAATCGTCTTATATCTCGTGCTGCTGACACAGCTGGGTGATGTCGTTCATTATTTAGCGTCTCTCTATTTTGGCAAGCGAAAAATCGTACCAACCTCGAATCCCTATCTAACGTGGGAGGGGTTTGCCTGCGCGTTTCTCGTGACGACAGCGGCTGCTTATTTTGCCTATCCTCACCTGACGCCGTTCGATTTGAAGTTTGGCCTAATTACAGGTATGCTGATCAGCCTCAGCGGATTCTTCGGCAGCTTAACGATCTCCGTGCTGAAGCGGGACCTGCTGCTCGGAGACGACAAGCCGGAGGCACCGAAGAAAGGCTATCTCAGTCAAATTGACAGCTTAACCTACACTTCGCCGGTGCTGTTTCACTTTATCCGGTATTTCTTCGATTTTATGTAATATTTGTAGTAGATTAAAATGTCTTGATGCGCTAAAATGATTCAGCATGATTTTTTTCATAATTTTCAGAAATTAAAGAAATGAATGCACCTATATTAGATTACTGGAGGCATTAACAAACAACATGTCAAATGCATCATCGACTCAAGTTAAGATCGTAACGGCTGATCCGAGCGGTATCGGCCTATTCGGCCTGGCTATTGTTACACTGGTTGCTTCTTCGCAGAAGCTGGGCTTGACCGAGGGCCTCAGCCTGGTTATCCCATGGGCTATTTTTCTAGGAGCCTTCGCTCAATTGTTCGCAAGCATGCTGGACGCCAAGCACAATAACACCTTCGGCATGACCGCCTTTGGAGCTTATGCCTTCTTCTGGTTCGCTACAGCTGCCAGCTGGCTGACGAACATGGGCGTGTTCGGGGAGGAGCTTGCAGGTGCAGCAGATGGCAGACAGCTGGGCTTTGCTTTTGCCGGCTATTTGATCTTCAGCGTATTAATGACCATTGGAGCTATGGAGACACATAAAGTGCTGTTCTTTATTTTCGTACTGATCGACCTGCTCTTCCTCGGCTTGACGCTGGATGCCTTCGGCATTGCTCCTCACGTCTTCCACACGCTGGCAGCCTATGCAGAGATGGGTATCGGACTTCTATCCTTGTATGGAGCGGGCGCTGCTGTGCTTAATACGCACTTTGGACGGACCTTCCTGCCTGTCGGACGAGCATTTGGCATTTTCAAAAAATAAAGCTGTTGGTTTAAACCGGTATGTATCAGAACAGGCCGTTTCCCGATATCCGGGAGATGGCCTGTTTGTATATATCCTGTTATTTAGATGGAAGAATGCCTGTAATATAACCCGCTAATGCTGTGGCAGCTTCCTCGTGAGCTAATGCACCGGGATGGCTTCTCGCGCCCATGGTCGCTTCCGTCATGTTCGGCATCTGGAAGACAGACACCTTCCGATCCGCCGATTTCGACAGGTATGCATCCACTCCCCGATAAATGGCCGGCATCATCGGTGTTCCGAGCATACCGTAGGCCCATACGATATGAGCCTCCTTATTGTTCTTCCGAAGGGTGACGAGGAATTGCTCTACTGCATTCTCGAACGCCCGCAGATCCTCTTCATGATAGGTACCGTCGGGATTTAACCGCTGTTTGTGGGTCGCTCCTCCTGCTTCATCTCTCCATTCAGGAGCATGAAAGGCACCCCCATCATTCGTACCCAGATTGACCACAATGACATCCGGCTGCCATGCGGCAAAATCGTTCAACTCCTGTGCACCGAGCTCCCGGTTTCGTTCTCCTGGCAGCAGTCCGCACACCTGCTCATAGTACTGCGGCATGCTCGCCTTCGGATTGTTATCCCAGCTTGTGAGCACACCCCAGCCGCTCTGGGACAGGATCCGGTATTCCGCATCATCGAGCGCGGCGGCTGTCACCCTGCAGTAATTGCTTACCGCGCTAAACCACATCGGAATCCAGTCCTGCTCTAATTTTGCGCCAATAGCTCCCTCCCCAGAAGTGATGCTGTCGCCGATAAATTCCAGCTTCACAGCGCGCTCGGGAACAGGCATAAACTGTCCATCGCTCTTGACCGCGTGAAATTGCAGCAAGGCATCAGGATCGGCGCTCATAGCCTGAACCTCCTTGATAACTCGTACATTTTTGACCGTACGATCATTCATCCCTCTGAATAAACAGATCCAGTACCTGCCGTGCGTGAGCATCTGTTTTGCTGCCGGTACCCCGTTGATCAGAATCGAGATCCACTGTTCATGCTGACTGTAGTCCACTTCGACTTCGAGCCAGAGCTCGGAGCCTGTGCTGTTTAGTTCAATGCCACTCCCTGTCCAAAATAAAGTGAGCGGTGCGAGCCTGCCCGTTGTTCGGCCGTGAACCTTTAAATTTGAAACATCGGATAGCTGATATACTTGCAGATTCGGATTTTCTTTCATGACTCCACTCCTTATTATTGCTCACTTATTAAGCTGGATTCCAAGCGGAGTTGGCAAACCGTCAATGCTTGCGCTGTTTTTCTGCTCCCAGTAGCTCTTCAGTCCTTCTTCCCCTTTTTGATCAGCCCATCTTTGGAGTGTATCTCTTTCCTTCTCATATGCCATGAACGGAATAGAGTAGCCGCAGGAAGTCTGCACTTTATGTACGTCGACGACAATAATCTGCCTTGATCCGGGAAGCGGATCAAACTTGGGATATAACTCCTCCCATTCCTTCGTCCCGTGCAGCACCACGGTTCCCGTTCCATACAGCCGCAATATATTAGGCGGGCCCTCGAATGCACAGAACATGATGGTTACCCGGCCATTCTCCTTGATATGTGCGCTCGTCTCGCTGCCGCTTCCGGTCAGATCGAGAT
This sequence is a window from Paenibacillus urinalis. Protein-coding genes within it:
- a CDS encoding phosphatidate cytidylyltransferase, whose amino-acid sequence is MSSSIHTLVVILTLLVAIHIIYHIIGRVQPDKDYKAIGQRIKTWWGMFFIFCLATLFTPAVSLLSLMVLCFFSLREYFSMIKTRKADRRLFLWAYLSIPVQFYWIYIGWYGMFIIFIPVYVFLFLPLPRLINKGTIGFVRSVSSTQWGLMLMVFGLSHLAYYQFAAPEYGAGIVLYLVLLTQLGDVVHYLASLYFGKRKIVPTSNPYLTWEGFACAFLVTTAAAYFAYPHLTPFDLKFGLITGMLISLSGFFGSLTISVLKRDLLLGDDKPEAPKKGYLSQIDSLTYTSPVLFHFIRYFFDFM
- a CDS encoding acetate uptake transporter, whose protein sequence is MSNASSTQVKIVTADPSGIGLFGLAIVTLVASSQKLGLTEGLSLVIPWAIFLGAFAQLFASMLDAKHNNTFGMTAFGAYAFFWFATAASWLTNMGVFGEELAGAADGRQLGFAFAGYLIFSVLMTIGAMETHKVLFFIFVLIDLLFLGLTLDAFGIAPHVFHTLAAYAEMGIGLLSLYGAGAAVLNTHFGRTFLPVGRAFGIFKK
- a CDS encoding SGNH/GDSL hydrolase family protein — its product is MKENPNLQVYQLSDVSNLKVHGRTTGRLAPLTLFWTGSGIELNSTGSELWLEVEVDYSQHEQWISILINGVPAAKQMLTHGRYWICLFRGMNDRTVKNVRVIKEVQAMSADPDALLQFHAVKSDGQFMPVPERAVKLEFIGDSITSGEGAIGAKLEQDWIPMWFSAVSNYCRVTAAALDDAEYRILSQSGWGVLTSWDNNPKASMPQYYEQVCGLLPGERNRELGAQELNDFAAWQPDVIVVNLGTNDGGAFHAPEWRDEAGGATHKQRLNPDGTYHEEDLRAFENAVEQFLVTLRKNNKEAHIVWAYGMLGTPMMPAIYRGVDAYLSKSADRKVSVFQMPNMTEATMGARSHPGALAHEEAATALAGYITGILPSK
- a CDS encoding pyridoxamine 5'-phosphate oxidase family protein gives rise to the protein MAKQFPALLPEHVEFIGNQHLFFVGSAALSPDGHVNLSPKGYDTFRVLSENQVAYLDLTGSGSETSAHIKENGRVTIMFCAFEGPPNILRLYGTGTVVLHGTKEWEELYPKFDPLPGSRQIIVVDVHKVQTSCGYSIPFMAYEKERDTLQRWADQKGEEGLKSYWEQKNSASIDGLPTPLGIQLNK